The genome window ACATGTTATATTGAAGCATTAAAATTGATGCTCAAAAACCAATTGGTGACACGTAATTGTAGGTCACTAGGATTTCAGCGAACCTCCGGTCAGCTTTGACGTGTCTGTTGACACTGAAAATATGCTGACTATAAATAAAaccttttatttctatgtattcatcctaggaaaaatcatagaatcATCTTCAATAAAATGATCCTAAATGTAAAAGCCCTTCAATGAAGATTATGCCATAATGTTGATCTAAACCTCCTATTGaggatcaagccatttgaaatCTAAGGCCCTTCaaaagaacaaacatataagttcttctttgaagatcaagccaattGAAACTCGGAGGCCTTTCAATGGAGCGTTCAAGACATCaactgaagaatcagaggaccatATATCCGGAGCTTGTACCTACATACCCATATTGATATACTACATGTAATGAgaaatttgaattcaatatatatatattcaaaattttcaatatatatattcaaaatttctttgttCACAGTGTCTCCAACCAATTTCCAGTGACAAATACCGACTACCATTCACGTTTAAAAAAGCTgctagaaaagaaaaaagaaaacaggCCAAGTGTTAATTACAACACACTTTTTTACAATAAGTTAAACTATCAACTAAGCAAACCAACTAACCTAATCACTTATCAATTTAACAGTGCATTTGTCAAATAGTCTCCTAGTGTACACTTCAATCATAATCATCAAAGTCATCAaacgcatttttttttaagcaaCCGCAAGTAGCTATTGTTGAAATAGAAATCCCACTCAGCAATCCATATAATCCATTTTGACACGCGTTAAAATCCGGCTgcaattattacaaatttacaatcaaTTAATAGATGACAACAATAACAGAATATTcataaaactaaactaaaaagacaaatataatagttgaaaattaaaatccataataataataataataataataataataataataataataataataataaagtgtcAAATATAGCACCGAATTTGTTAAGTTTGTGTATGATGGAAGTAATTGACCTGGCGTAtctaattatatgaattaagaAGCTCGCATAGAATATGAAAGGATAACAATATTGCAACAATATTTCCCTTGATTAATGTATGAAGATTACGAGTAGGTTTTAATATAATAGAACACATGTATTATAGGGAAATTGAGTATCATTATGTAATGATCTTGAACATGATTTGTCTAGGCTAGATAATATAAtgactatttatacaagaagaAAAGCCAACCAATTTGACTAAAAATGCGGTGGGCCATGAGACTAAATCAAGGTTCACAGGGTGGGTCGCAAGACTAAGTCAAGGCCTACCATTTCAGGTCCGGAGGCAAGCTTCGAGTCCCACCCTTCTTGAGCTGCTCGGATTATTTTCTTAGGCCTTGGGCTATGCGCTCCAAGACCCTGGGTCCCTATTATTGCGTCATGTCCAATATCTCCATCATTAGCCCCACTCTCTCAGTTGCAAGAAATCGACAACGAGAGAGAGTAAATGTCCAACGCAACTGAAATCACTCTGAGGTCCTTGCTTTGATGAATTTATAGTACGTGCTACGCCGAGACAACCCTAGGATGTCCTTGCTTTCTACCCGGACCCATTGCAATATGATTAAAGTGTCGAAATTTTATCGAGGATGGCAGTAGGGCCTCATTTAAGCACACATAATGCTGGGATTTTCTTTGGGTTCGCTTGTGACGCATGGTCGCTTGGACTTCATGATGGTGGGCGACCCTTAGGGAATAGCATTTTCTTAACCAAGCCGCAAGTTTGGCGGTAAAAAGGTCCTTATGTCGGGTAGTTAGCGGAATCGGATCCCATGCTGACCCTCAAGGAATATCTAGTGTTTTCGTAATCAAGCCGCGCGCTTGGCCAAGAAAAGACCCTTTTGTCAAGTAGCTAATGGGATTGGATCCTTTGCTGACCCTTAGGGAATAGAGCGAacaaaattctttttaaaatatcaaaatcgAACGGATTGGAATTAGATGGCCCATGCACAACGATCCAAGGATTGTGGGTCGGGAGTCCTTGGTCCTAGATCCTTTCTCCCCTTGGAaggataaaattttttaaactcAGACTAATTTTGCAATTGTAAAAAACactttataataattaaataggtTGTTGGTCAGACCAATGAACATGGAATAGACCAATAATAGGTTTTTCAATTCCATCAGATGGTGAGCAGGGGTGGGCCCCATACCGCTACTACGGAATGCGAAGGTAAGGGCTGGCACACACGACCGTAACCatgaatgattatttcacttaaCACTAAGTGAGGTCGGAACTCGTAACGCCATTAGGAAGAatcgataataataataactagtaATTGACCCGTGCGATACACGGACtaaatattagtaatattattgtaaAACTTTGGATAGTAATTTAAATGTTCTTAATTAAgagaataaaaatttgaaaagaattatactaatataagtagtataattgaattaataaaaaattaaagatctacatataagtaaattaataaataattactcATTTTGTTCAAATTGAAATGCAAAGAAttaaaaagttacaaattaTTGAATACTTCATGGTACACAACGTTGATTGTTGATGTACAAATTGAACTTGATTcattacaattaatatttttttaccaTCTGGATTGTTAATCCAAGAAGCAGCAATGTATAACTGACAATGTACAAACACTAATTTCTTTAGTAGCAATCCGACATGCAATAGTgatagtattattttattatttcttgaacctatattcaaatattattttgaatccATATAGAATAATTTCTTGACCTAATTAATACCCATGCTACCAGCTGATATCATAGATGCATTGATAGCCACCATTCTGTATGACGAGCAAGGCATAGAGAACTCTTCTGGTTGGAAAACTGAAGCAACTGGAAGTTCACATTAAGTTCAACTTATGAGATTGCGGCTGGCTCAACATCCCCGGTGAATGCTTCAAAATGAAATGCAATATGGAAGTTAAAGGTCCCAAGCCATATCAAGACTTTCCTATGGCTTGCCAGACATGAAAATTAGATCATGACGAATAGTATTAGAGTTAGAAGAGGAATCACCCAATTCAATGTGATAAGTGTTGGAGCTGTAGCAATAAGGTCGAGGACGTTATCCACGCATTACGTGATTGCCTAGAGGCATATGAAGCATGGAGGAGAGTGCTTCCTAATTCTTATCTCCATCTCAAAAGACTTGATACAACGAGATGGTTAGACGAGGGAATTACTCAAAGAGGCACAACCCAAAAACCGGGCAGCAACAACATAATCTTTGCAGTTACAGTATGGTTGGTGTGGAAATGGAGAAGCGAGGCCATTTTCAATAATTCTGCTCCACCATTGTAAGTGAAATTATGGTGGATCAAGTCGAAAGTAGATGAAATAGATGCTGCGTTTGCCAGCACCCTTCTTGACTGGCTAGAAATTGCTTAACTGGGAAGCATCAAATCAGGACTTTTTTAAGGTCAATGTAGATGGTGCTGCAGACCCAGTATCTAATAGAGCAGGATGCGGTTGAGTGATTAGAGACTCCATAAGTAACTGGAAAGGAGGTTATGTTAATAACATAGGTCTATGCTCCCCCCGCCCCTTCAAGTAGAAGCTTGGGCATTACTAAGAGGGATTCAACTGGATGCATCAAAGGGATTCAAAAAGGCCATTTTCGAAAGTGACTCTAAGGAAATTGTGAAAGGATTGAGCTGGATAGTGTGGTATGCAATATTCTGTAGGCTTGCAAGCAAGAATTAAGCTACCTTGACGAATTGAAGATTGTAGCAGTGGCAAGAGAACAAAACATTCAGTAGCAAATTCTCTGGCTAGGCTTGCCAAAAGATTCCCCAAAGGAGTGGATGTCCTACTCGAACCCCCTGAAGAGGTTAGCCTGCTAGAGGATGATAAAGACAGGTATCCACAATGGTGAAATGTGATTGATTCTAGCTATTCCTTGTATATCATGTATGGGTGTCCCCCTTCCATtagatataaaataataataataataataataataataataataataagatgagCCTTTTCTTCACCAAACTGGACCGAAGCCCATACATGCATGTTCATAAACTATTCCgtgggttgttatgccatggactcgaATCTACATTACAAGGTGGATCTGAacctatattcacaatttcataacacaatttttgaatttatataacaaaattgtgaatattgaataatataattttgtatattgatatttaaaattatgaacatgaagtTCTAagattgtgaacataaaattctaaaatttcaatttacttTACATCTTATGTTATCTTATCTATTTGTGGTTCTCTTTATTCTCTATACTTGATTTGGTAGAGAAGTGTCATATGATTAAGCTTTTGAACTCACTCGTGTGTTTCATGTTTTCCGAATAGGTTGTTGATCGAGGTTAAGACAAGGgaggtcacttttttttttttgggattaaaGGCTCTAGGATATTAGTCTAGTGCCTTGTGTTAGATGGGGACTCCTTCTAATCTTTTTGTGGAGATCAACCTCCATAGTGGGACCTTGGATTCTATGTTATAGATTTTAGACTATGTCTCTACgtttaaatgtatatattatacttcCTATTAAGCaatttttgggagaagaaactTTAAGATCAAGCAGTTGTTTAGGTTATCTTGTGGATGATATTTTGTTTAGCAGGAGCGACTACTTTTTTTGTCTTACTAATACGGCTGGGTTACGCTAAATATTTCACATTGCAAATGGACGGGGTCCACAGCATAAGTTGCCTTGACCCGTGAAGGCTTAAATCGCCAGGCTTGACAGTTCGTATCCGGGGCTTCCGGCACAAGAGGCGGCGGAGGTGGGTTGCGAAGCCGTTCTGGAGTTCTCATGCCACCTAATGAACTCCATACTGCTTTACTCTTTCTATCCCTTGGAAAAAGCCAAACGTAAGtcaaattcatcatcatccGTATGGTCGATTCGTAGCTCAGTCTGTGTGCGCTCTTAGCAAATACGTATACCTCTCTAGATTTAACTTTCTGTTAGGTAATCGATAAGCTCAAATTATACTCATAATGAATCTAATACTCTGCCCTGAGAAGTTGTATCTCTCTATATGGTCTTCTGCTTCGAAGAAGATCTGATCAAGCCAACATACAGTTTGTATACATGGCTACTGACGGCATTTCCATTGTTCATAGTTTTGCAATTAGCTAATAGTGTTGCCTTTATCGGAGATCTAAAACTTATCTGGTTATACCAGCTGAAACTTACCTGGTTATGACATTGTGACTTGTGATCATTCTACATTTCAGATTGCATTACTGGATTCTATAAACCGCAGGGGAGCCTACTGCATCTAATCATATTGCCGGAAGCAATTTTGGCAATGGAAGTATGGAACCAATCATTAACTCCCGGTATATCCTCTACCTCTCCGGTGACATTTTAGCTTAAATTTTGACTTTGGATAATCAGTTTAGCTTATGAATGTCATTAGCTTTTTTATTCAAACATGTTTGGTAAGAATATTGGACTTACAAATTGCAATACTTATATTCCTTTTCATTCAAGATTTCACACTAGGTTTAAACAGCTAATTTTGAGTGTCTTGGATGGAATTTGCCACCTGGAGATTCTTTGTACCAAGCAATGTTATGATGGGTAAAGTTACATATTGATTATTATATCTACTTTTGGTTAACGGCTAGTAGGTAACTTTCACATTTGGTCactattatttttgtcacatttagtgcacgacttttgtgtttttgtcgCATCATGTCGCATTTCCAGTTCATAACCTTGATAGCTTGAAGACATTGGTACTTTTAGGGAGAAAAACAAGCTTGAATTGCAAAACAAGTTTAATACAATTACCCTTCAAATTTAATCTTTACTAGCTCAAATGATTAAATTTGAACTGTAGTTGGACttgcaaattgcaatacttTTATTCCTTTCCATTCAAGATTTTAAACAAGGTTTAAATAGCTAACTTTTAGTGTCTTGGATGGAGTTTGCCACTTGGAGTTTGTTTGTACCAAAAGCAATGTTATGATAGGTAAAGTTACGtatccataattttttttctacttttagtTCATAACTAGTGGGTAAGTTTCACATTTGGTCACCATTATTTTTGTGAAATTTAGTGCATGGCTTTTTTGTTGTTgctgtatttttgttttttacgcTGTGTCGGATTTCCTGTTCATAACCTTGTTGGCTTGAAGACCTTCGTGCTTTTGGGGAGAAAAACAAGCTTAAATTGCAAAAAAAGCTCAATACAACTACCCTTCAAATTTAAGCTACTAGCTCAAATGATTAAATTTTAAGTGTATTTTTGAGTTTGTTTTGCAATTTAAGAAAGTTTTCCTTTACTAACGGattgaaagtttgaaacttaAACATAATTCCAACTCAACAAGCTCTCTGTTTTGTCCTCATATATGCTTTTAgattgatcttgtcaaaatgaataaataaaaatcagatATGAAAGTTGtaaatatactatatattaaacAAACATTTTGCTTTTCAATTCAACTGAgaatactcaaaagaaaaattatttttacagcCCACAACCTCCCCCTGTCAAAAAAGAATTTGGTAGATTTTAAATAAACCAATCCCACATCTATTTGTTTCTGTTACAAACAGTGtaatgatgatggtggtggtggtttaACAAGGTTGAGAAGATGATTATGCTGTGTTGTGGCTGTGACAGAACTGATAGCAGTTAGCATCCATTTTTTCCAGGACAAAGTGCCCCAGCATGTCCTCAGACTTCACCAAGTTTTCCCTGCACAAGAACTCATCACTTACCATCCTGTCCACTTTCTGATTGAAATCATGCACTAGAACATGTGTTTTCGGGTTGCCACCCTTCTTGCTCCGGGCAAGCACACCTGCAGTGAAGATTGCTGACATCCTTCCTGGTGCCTCAGGCCAATACCCTCGTGGCCCATCAATCAATATAACATCCCAATCAATTTCATATAATTGATTAGGAAGATCATTGAGGCCAAGCTTACACTCTGAGAAGAGTAGGTTCTGCACTGGCCTGCATTCGTTGCGTACTTGTTGTTTGACTGCTGAAACTAAATCCTTCATTTCACTTAATTTGGTTGTGTATTGAACATCGTAGGCTTCAACTTCTGGGTACTTTTCTTCAATGTAAGCAGCGTAGTACCTGTTTTCATCAATGAATACTGTTCGACCATTGTGGTTGAGAGCTTGCCAGAGAAGGGTCTCATGTGTGAGGCCAAAAACAAGGAAATTACAGGGCTGAGAGCACTGGCGGAGGACATCAGAAATCTGTTTGATATCTGTGTATGACATGCGGTCAGTGTTGTTGGAGTTGGAAGCATAATGGACAAGCGCCCTGGCCACCGACTTGGAGAGTGGAGAATTGGCAGCAGCTGTGCTGGTGGCAGAGATAACAGGAGCAGAGGTTGTGGGAATGTAGTCTCTTGCATAGAAGAGGGTAAGCAGGAATGCAACTGCGAAGAATGAAACAAAAGCCAGAATCCACACTCGGTTGGTACCACCCTGTTTCTGAATGTAAGGGTGAAGAAGTATAAACTTGGTATTGGTGCCAAGATTGTTCTTCATCTTCACTTAATTTTTGCCTATGCAGGGATGGAGGTTGAAACTTGTAGGATGGATCTGTGGGTCTGAGAATCAGTGAATTATAAAGAAGCAAAATGAAGATGACAATAGGAATGATTGGGAAATGGGAATGAGGGAGGAATCTTTCCGTGCAGCAGGCAGGAAGTTGACTTGGTTTACATCACCAGATTCACTGTGATTGGGTGCTCAATTTTCCATTGCTCAACCACCCTGTGTTTTTTCTATTTCAGTGATAGAAATGAAATGGACAGTTAGACCATATAGTAAAGAAATGTTCACAATTGATTGGGGTTTTAGGACTAGAATAGAGAGAGTGGTTGGAGAAGGGAGCTGGTAAGGAATGCAAAATGAAAGAGTATTTGGTGTGGTTGTAGCGACTCTGTAACTAATTACCAGCACAAGGTCGCTTTTGCTTCTTCATCCCGTCATTATTTCTCAAGTAATCATCActctatctctctctttctATTACTTTAATATtagtacaattttattttaataagtaCACACACTAACCTATTGAATAAGAGTTGCCCACAAAAAGACAAAATCCCCTCGCCTAAAGGCTTCCATACCCG of Ipomoea triloba cultivar NCNSP0323 chromosome 3, ASM357664v1 contains these proteins:
- the LOC116013652 gene encoding protein IRX15-LIKE, yielding MKNNLGTNTKFILLHPYIQKQGGTNRVWILAFVSFFAVAFLLTLFYARDYIPTTSAPVISATSTAAANSPLSKSVARALVHYASNSNNTDRMSYTDIKQISDVLRQCSQPCNFLVFGLTHETLLWQALNHNGRTVFIDENRYYAAYIEEKYPEVEAYDVQYTTKLSEMKDLVSAVKQQVRNECRPVQNLLFSECKLGLNDLPNQLYEIDWDVILIDGPRGYWPEAPGRMSAIFTAGVLARSKKGGNPKTHVLVHDFNQKVDRMVSDEFLCRENLVKSEDMLGHFVLEKMDANCYQFCHSHNTA